A window of Rhizobium acidisoli contains these coding sequences:
- a CDS encoding GNAT family N-acetyltransferase translates to MTEIEDSEISLMRPSVVTIRAAKPRDLPELNAMIALLAAHHGDAAATTPEQLERDLFGPLPWIHALVAETGDGLIGYAILVPLYRAQEGKRGMDLHHLFVRDGHRGHGTGQLLVDRARETARKAGCGYLSVSAATGNVLAHRFYEQLDFTPRPVTGMRYMQSIA, encoded by the coding sequence ATGACCGAAATCGAAGACAGCGAAATTTCACTGATGCGCCCGTCTGTGGTGACGATCCGCGCCGCGAAGCCGCGCGACCTGCCCGAACTCAATGCGATGATCGCCCTCTTGGCCGCCCATCACGGTGATGCGGCGGCAACGACGCCGGAGCAGTTGGAGCGCGACCTGTTCGGCCCGCTGCCGTGGATCCATGCACTGGTCGCCGAAACCGGCGACGGGCTGATCGGCTACGCCATTCTCGTGCCGCTCTACAGGGCGCAGGAGGGAAAGCGCGGCATGGACCTGCACCATCTTTTCGTGCGCGACGGCCATCGCGGCCACGGCACCGGCCAGCTGCTGGTCGACCGGGCCCGCGAGACGGCGCGCAAGGCCGGCTGCGGCTACCTCTCCGTCAGCGCCGCCACCGGAAACGTGCTGGCGCATCGCTTCTACGAACAGCTGGATTTCACACCGCGGCCGGTCACCGGCATGCGCTACATGCAGTCGATCGCTTGA
- the dmeR gene encoding Ni(II)/Co(II)-sensing transcriptional repressor DmeR has product MSHTTLQKKKLIARVSRLKGQMEAVERALEAERPCGEILQLLASVRGALTGLTGEVLDDHLREHVLNAEDDAARAEAVEEISEVLRTYIR; this is encoded by the coding sequence ATGTCTCACACCACCTTGCAGAAAAAGAAGCTCATCGCCCGCGTCAGTCGCCTGAAGGGGCAGATGGAGGCCGTCGAGCGAGCCCTGGAGGCCGAGCGCCCCTGCGGCGAAATCCTGCAGCTGCTCGCCTCGGTTCGCGGCGCCTTGACCGGACTGACCGGCGAGGTGCTGGACGATCATCTGCGCGAACATGTGCTGAATGCCGAGGACGACGCCGCCAGGGCCGAGGCGGTCGAGGAAATATCGGAAGTCTTGCGAACCTATATCCGCTGA
- the dmeF gene encoding CDF family Co(II)/Ni(II) efflux transporter DmeF, giving the protein MSTGIENAGADALEHDHIFLGADHAVNERRIWLVIALTAVMMVAEIAAGTAYGSMALVADGWHMSTHASALLISALAYLFARKQARNPRFTFGTGKLGDLAGFASAIILALIALLMAWESWLRLSNPVPIGFAQAIAVAVIGLAVNLVSAWLLGGGHAHGHHAHGHHAHHHGDHAHHAHDHHGHDHHGKPGDNNIRAAYLHVIADAMTSVLAIAALTLGSLYGWLWLDPIMGIVGGLVIANWSWSLMRSSGGVLLDVVPHGETLPAEIRHAIETEEDRITDLHVWQVGPGHHAAIVAVVTPTPREPAFYKGRLSALTELSHVTVEVTRAA; this is encoded by the coding sequence ATGAGTACCGGGATCGAGAATGCTGGAGCAGACGCGCTGGAACATGATCATATCTTCCTCGGCGCCGATCACGCGGTGAACGAGCGGCGCATCTGGCTGGTGATCGCGCTGACGGCGGTGATGATGGTGGCGGAAATCGCCGCCGGCACCGCCTATGGTTCCATGGCGCTGGTCGCCGATGGCTGGCATATGTCGACCCATGCCAGCGCGCTTTTGATTTCGGCGCTCGCCTATCTCTTTGCCCGCAAGCAGGCGCGCAATCCGCGTTTCACCTTCGGCACCGGCAAGCTCGGCGATCTCGCCGGCTTCGCGAGCGCCATCATTCTTGCGCTGATCGCCCTGCTGATGGCCTGGGAAAGCTGGCTGCGCCTTTCAAATCCGGTGCCGATCGGTTTTGCCCAGGCAATCGCCGTCGCGGTCATCGGCCTTGCCGTCAATCTCGTCAGCGCCTGGCTGCTTGGCGGCGGCCACGCGCATGGCCATCACGCGCATGGTCATCATGCGCACCATCACGGTGATCATGCCCATCACGCCCATGATCACCACGGCCACGATCATCACGGAAAGCCCGGCGACAACAATATCCGCGCCGCCTATCTGCATGTCATCGCCGATGCCATGACCTCCGTGCTCGCCATCGCGGCGCTGACCCTCGGCAGCCTCTACGGCTGGCTCTGGCTCGACCCGATCATGGGCATCGTCGGTGGCCTGGTTATCGCCAACTGGTCCTGGAGCCTGATGCGATCCTCGGGCGGCGTCCTTCTCGACGTCGTGCCGCACGGCGAGACGCTGCCGGCGGAAATCCGCCACGCGATCGAGACGGAGGAAGACCGGATCACCGATCTGCATGTCTGGCAGGTCGGCCCCGGCCATCACGCCGCCATCGTCGCCGTTGTCACCCCGACGCCGCGCGAACCGGCCTTCTACAAGGGCAGGCTTTCGGCGCTGACGGAATTGTCGCATGTGACCGTCGAGGTTACGCGCGCGGCGTAA
- the bla gene encoding class A beta-lactamase — translation MDLSLTRRMLIGSALCLPVLGLSANAEDKAGEDDDNIQKRLAALEKRTGGRFGVSVLDTDTSISFNYRGSEAFPMCSTFKALAAGFVLARADRGEESLDRRVTYGKDKLVDYSPLSEKHADADGMTIAELCEAAVTVSDNTAGNLLLESFGGPAGLTDWLRSIGDGTTRLDRTEPTLNEGRKDDPRDTTTPDAMLDTLGNLTLGSILTEASADRLVAWLVASTTGSERLRAGLPAGWKVGDKTGTGPNGSLGDIAVIWPPNRGPIVAAVYIAEATAPVKELNPVFAEVGRMIVEMV, via the coding sequence ATGGATCTCAGTCTTACCCGCCGCATGCTGATCGGCTCGGCGCTTTGCCTGCCTGTTTTGGGCCTGTCCGCCAATGCCGAGGACAAGGCCGGGGAGGACGACGACAACATCCAGAAGCGTCTTGCGGCGCTGGAAAAACGCACCGGCGGCCGTTTCGGCGTCTCGGTGCTCGACACTGACACCAGCATTTCCTTCAACTATCGCGGCAGCGAGGCCTTTCCGATGTGCAGCACCTTCAAGGCGCTGGCCGCCGGCTTCGTGCTTGCCCGCGCCGACAGGGGCGAGGAGAGCCTCGACCGGCGGGTGACCTACGGCAAGGACAAGCTGGTCGACTATTCGCCGCTCAGCGAAAAACACGCGGATGCCGATGGCATGACCATCGCCGAGCTTTGCGAGGCGGCGGTGACGGTCAGCGACAACACGGCCGGCAACCTGCTGCTCGAAAGTTTTGGCGGCCCGGCGGGGCTGACCGACTGGCTGCGCTCGATCGGCGACGGCACCACCCGCCTCGACCGCACCGAACCGACACTGAACGAGGGCAGGAAGGACGATCCGCGCGACACGACCACGCCGGATGCGATGCTCGACACGCTCGGCAACCTGACGCTCGGCTCGATCCTCACCGAAGCCTCCGCAGACAGGCTGGTCGCCTGGCTGGTGGCCAGTACCACCGGCAGCGAGCGGCTGCGAGCCGGCCTGCCGGCGGGGTGGAAAGTCGGCGACAAGACCGGCACCGGCCCGAACGGCTCCCTCGGCGACATCGCCGTCATCTGGCCCCCCAACCGCGGCCCAATCGTCGCCGCCGTCTACATCGCCGAGGCGACCGCGCCGGTGAAGGAGCTTAACCCAGTCTTTGCCGAGGTTGGGCGGATGATTGTCGAGATGGTGTGA
- a CDS encoding glucose/quinate/shikimate family membrane-bound PQQ-dependent dehydrogenase — protein sequence MAIVVTSILFIIIGLTLGGGGLWLVTLGGSIFYLFAGLMFLITAGLLLMRKAVALWVYAVLVVAALAWAIWEVGFDWWQLGPRGGMIILLGLWLLTPWIRRPLGFRSPTGITYGANPWPLAVPVILAVVVALYSMTTDPHDLAGELPKDAVAANPAFGGNVPDGEWHQYGRTPFGQRYSPLDQITTANVSSLKEAWRYQTGDIKRPDDVGETTYQVTPLKVKDTLYLCTPHNWAIALDAKTGKEKWKYDANSGMNPDRQHQTCRGVTYYADPDVAAGQPCAERVYLPTSDARLIALDAADGKVCTGFADQGVLHLETGMRYNPAGYYYSTSPPVAVAGKIIVGGAVNDNYSTEEQSGVIRAFDIKTGALIWNWDSGNPDVTTPLPAGQTYTTNSPNSWSVFSVDEALGMVYIPLGNQVPDQLGINRSDNVEKFSSSIVALDIASGQLRWVRQTVHHDLWDMDVPAQPALIDLTKPDGTVVPALVGPTKQGDLYVLDRRSGEPIIPVKEIAAPGGAVSGDHTAPTQPTSDLTFSPEPLKEKDMWGVSLFDQLACRIDFHRYRYESRYTPPSLGGTIVYPGNFGTFNWGSVAVDPERQIMFGMPTYLAFTSRLVPAADIPPRGQDEKGSEQGLNRNDGAPYGVFMGPFLGLLKIPCQAPPWGYVAGVDLRTGKIAYMHKNGTVHDMTPLPLPFKVGVPGIGGPMLTKGGVAFLGAAVDNYLRAYDVTNGQELWEARLPAGGQATPMTYTTSDNKQYVVMVAGGHGSVGTKPGDYVIAYTLP from the coding sequence ATGGCGATCGTCGTCACCTCCATCCTCTTCATCATCATCGGGCTTACGCTCGGTGGCGGCGGGCTCTGGCTCGTCACACTCGGCGGCAGTATTTTCTACCTGTTCGCCGGGCTGATGTTCCTGATCACCGCCGGGCTGCTTCTGATGCGCAAGGCGGTGGCGCTCTGGGTCTATGCGGTGCTCGTCGTCGCAGCACTCGCCTGGGCGATTTGGGAGGTGGGTTTCGATTGGTGGCAGCTCGGCCCGCGCGGCGGCATGATCATCCTGCTCGGGCTCTGGCTGCTGACGCCGTGGATCCGCCGGCCGCTCGGCTTTCGCAGCCCGACGGGCATCACCTACGGCGCCAATCCCTGGCCGCTCGCAGTGCCCGTCATTCTCGCCGTCGTCGTCGCGCTCTATTCGATGACGACGGATCCGCACGATCTTGCCGGCGAACTGCCGAAGGATGCGGTCGCCGCCAACCCCGCCTTCGGCGGCAACGTGCCGGATGGCGAATGGCACCAATATGGCCGCACGCCGTTCGGCCAGCGTTATTCGCCGCTCGACCAGATCACGACCGCGAATGTATCCAGCCTCAAGGAGGCGTGGCGATACCAGACCGGCGACATCAAGCGGCCGGATGATGTCGGCGAGACGACCTATCAGGTGACGCCGCTCAAGGTGAAGGACACGCTCTACCTCTGCACGCCGCACAACTGGGCGATCGCGCTCGACGCCAAGACCGGCAAGGAGAAATGGAAATATGACGCCAACTCCGGCATGAACCCGGACCGGCAGCACCAGACCTGCCGCGGCGTCACCTATTATGCCGATCCCGATGTCGCCGCCGGCCAGCCCTGCGCCGAGCGCGTCTACCTGCCGACCTCCGACGCCCGGCTGATCGCGCTCGACGCGGCGGACGGCAAGGTCTGCACCGGTTTTGCCGATCAGGGCGTGCTGCATCTGGAAACCGGAATGCGCTACAATCCGGCCGGCTATTATTACTCCACCTCGCCGCCGGTCGCGGTGGCGGGCAAGATCATCGTCGGCGGGGCGGTGAACGACAATTATTCCACTGAGGAGCAATCCGGCGTCATCCGCGCCTTCGACATCAAGACCGGCGCGCTGATCTGGAACTGGGATTCCGGCAATCCCGACGTGACAACGCCGCTTCCCGCAGGCCAAACCTATACGACCAACTCGCCGAACAGCTGGTCGGTCTTCAGCGTCGATGAGGCGCTCGGCATGGTCTACATCCCGCTCGGCAACCAGGTGCCCGACCAGCTCGGCATCAACCGCAGCGACAATGTCGAGAAATTCTCCTCCTCCATCGTCGCGCTGGATATCGCCAGCGGCCAGTTGCGCTGGGTGCGCCAGACTGTGCATCACGATCTCTGGGACATGGATGTGCCGGCCCAGCCGGCGCTGATCGATCTGACCAAGCCTGATGGCACCGTCGTTCCCGCCCTCGTCGGCCCGACCAAGCAGGGCGATCTCTACGTGCTCGATCGGCGCAGCGGCGAGCCGATCATCCCGGTCAAGGAAATCGCAGCGCCCGGCGGCGCGGTTTCAGGCGATCACACCGCGCCGACGCAGCCGACCTCCGACCTCACCTTCTCGCCGGAGCCGCTGAAGGAAAAGGACATGTGGGGCGTATCGCTGTTCGACCAACTCGCCTGCCGCATCGATTTCCACCGGTACCGCTACGAAAGCCGCTACACGCCGCCATCGCTTGGAGGCACGATCGTCTATCCCGGCAATTTCGGCACCTTCAACTGGGGCTCGGTGGCAGTGGACCCGGAGCGGCAGATCATGTTCGGCATGCCGACCTACCTCGCCTTCACCTCGCGCCTGGTGCCGGCCGCCGACATTCCGCCGCGAGGCCAGGACGAAAAGGGCAGCGAACAAGGGCTCAACCGCAATGACGGCGCGCCCTACGGCGTCTTCATGGGGCCCTTCCTCGGGCTCTTGAAAATCCCCTGCCAGGCGCCGCCATGGGGCTATGTCGCCGGCGTCGATCTGCGCACCGGCAAGATCGCCTACATGCACAAGAACGGCACCGTGCACGACATGACCCCGCTGCCCCTACCCTTCAAGGTCGGCGTGCCCGGCATCGGCGGCCCGATGCTGACCAAGGGCGGCGTCGCCTTCCTCGGTGCTGCGGTCGACAACTACCTGCGCGCCTACGACGTGACGAACGGGCAAGAACTCTGGGAAGCCCGGCTTCCGGCCGGCGGCCAGGCGACGCCGATGACCTATACGACAAGCGACAACAAACAATATGTCGTCATGGTCGCCGGCGGCCACGGCTCGGTCGGGACCAAGCCTGGCGATTATGTGATTGCTTATACGCTGCCGTGA
- a CDS encoding protein adenylyltransferase SelO encodes MTSTLQKNRAGAAFPFDNSYAGLPARFFAAQAPTAVAEPWLIKLNEPLAAELGLDVEALRRDGAAIFSGNLVPDGAEPLAMAYAGHQFGGFSPQLGDGRAILLGEVVDRSGRRYDIQLKGAGPTPFSRRGDGRAAIGPVLREYIISEAMFALGIPATRALAAVTTGEPVYREEVLPGAVFTRVAASHIRVGTFQFFAARGDTEGVRALADYVIDRHYPALKDADNPYLSLFSAVSERQAALIARWLHVGFIHGVMNTDNMTVSGETIDFGPCAFMDNYDPATVFSSIDQHGRYAYANQPGIGQWNLARLGETLLPLIDEEPDGAVDKANAVIRAYGERFQAHWLAGMRGKIGLAGEEDSNLELVQALLSLMQAQGADFTLTFRRLSDLAGDAAAEPAFAASFREPEASGPWLAQWRERLSRDPQTAIERATAMRRVNPAFIPRNHRVEQAIEAAVENGDFSLFEALLTVLAKPYDDQPGFAAYLEPPKPSERVLATFCGT; translated from the coding sequence ATGACCTCCACACTGCAGAAAAACCGGGCCGGCGCGGCCTTTCCGTTCGACAACAGCTATGCCGGCTTGCCCGCCCGCTTCTTTGCGGCTCAGGCGCCGACCGCGGTGGCGGAACCCTGGCTGATCAAGCTCAACGAGCCGCTGGCGGCCGAACTCGGGCTCGATGTCGAGGCACTGCGCCGCGATGGTGCGGCGATCTTTTCCGGCAACCTCGTTCCCGATGGCGCCGAACCGCTGGCGATGGCCTATGCCGGCCATCAGTTCGGCGGCTTCTCACCGCAGCTCGGCGACGGCCGGGCGATCCTGCTCGGCGAAGTGGTCGACCGCAGCGGCAGGCGCTACGACATCCAGCTGAAGGGCGCGGGCCCTACGCCTTTTTCGCGCCGCGGCGACGGGCGGGCCGCAATCGGGCCGGTATTGCGGGAATATATCATCAGCGAAGCGATGTTTGCGCTCGGCATTCCAGCCACACGGGCGCTTGCGGCAGTGACGACGGGCGAGCCTGTTTATCGCGAAGAGGTGCTGCCGGGCGCGGTCTTCACCCGCGTCGCGGCCAGCCATATCCGGGTCGGCACCTTCCAGTTCTTTGCGGCAAGGGGTGATACCGAGGGTGTGCGAGCGCTCGCCGATTATGTGATCGACCGGCACTATCCCGCGCTGAAAGACGCTGACAATCCATATCTTTCACTGTTTTCGGCCGTCTCCGAGCGGCAGGCGGCGCTGATTGCCCGCTGGCTGCATGTCGGCTTCATCCATGGGGTGATGAACACCGACAATATGACGGTCTCCGGCGAGACGATCGATTTCGGCCCCTGCGCCTTCATGGACAACTACGATCCGGCGACGGTGTTCTCGTCGATCGACCAGCACGGCCGTTATGCCTATGCCAACCAGCCCGGCATCGGCCAATGGAACCTGGCAAGGCTCGGCGAAACGCTGCTGCCGCTGATCGACGAAGAACCGGACGGCGCCGTCGACAAGGCGAATGCGGTGATCCGGGCCTATGGCGAACGCTTCCAGGCGCATTGGCTGGCCGGCATGCGGGGAAAAATCGGCCTTGCCGGCGAAGAGGACAGCAATCTCGAGCTGGTGCAGGCGCTGCTGTCGCTGATGCAGGCGCAGGGCGCCGATTTCACCCTGACCTTCCGGCGGCTGTCGGATCTTGCCGGCGATGCCGCCGCAGAGCCTGCTTTTGCCGCAAGTTTCCGGGAGCCGGAGGCCTCTGGGCCCTGGCTTGCGCAATGGCGCGAGAGATTGTCGCGTGATCCGCAAACCGCCATTGAGCGCGCCACGGCCATGCGCCGCGTCAATCCGGCCTTTATCCCGCGCAATCATCGGGTTGAGCAGGCGATCGAGGCGGCGGTCGAGAACGGCGATTTCTCGCTGTTCGAGGCGCTGCTGACGGTGCTGGCGAAACCCTATGACGACCAGCCCGGCTTTGCCGCTTATCTGGAGCCGCCGAAGCCGAGCGAGCGAGTGCTCGCGACCTTCTGCGGGACGTGA
- a CDS encoding MFS transporter yields the protein MSDQIYQAPMVRRAAPNFRVIAMIVASAMLMENIDATVLATALPTMARDFNVSAPAMSIALTSYLLSLAIFIPASGRMADSFGSRTVFRSAIAVFVVGSILCALAPTLSFLVLARLLQGIGGAMMMPVGRLVLMRSVARKDMVSAMSWLLVPALIGPIVGPPLGGFFVTYLDWRWIFYINVPVGIIGMIFVSIYIDEVKGKASGPFDTIGFILSGLSLGSLLFGFEMSSHEGEGAFSIFLIAVGLIFGIGYLRHARRHPSPIMDFSLMKVPSFGTSVIAGSLTRITQGAQPFLLPLLFQIGFGLSAVAAGQIVIATALGALAMKPMAKFVFCRLGFRRSLVLNGIFGTVGYGLCAAFRPDWPMPLIFIVLILSAFFLSFQFTAYNTIAYDEIDKERMSSATSFYTTFQQLMLSLGICIGALALHGSMAFNNVETPSLGDFSIAFIVVTIISITATIWNLRFSKTAGEEISGYKAKQTTRH from the coding sequence ATGTCGGATCAGATTTACCAGGCGCCGATGGTTCGGCGCGCCGCGCCCAATTTCCGGGTGATCGCGATGATCGTCGCGAGTGCGATGCTGATGGAAAACATCGACGCAACCGTGCTGGCGACCGCGCTGCCCACCATGGCGCGCGATTTTAACGTCAGCGCCCCGGCCATGTCGATCGCGCTGACCTCTTATCTCCTCAGTCTGGCAATCTTCATTCCGGCGAGCGGCCGGATGGCCGACAGTTTCGGCTCCCGCACCGTCTTCCGCTCGGCGATTGCAGTCTTCGTCGTCGGCTCGATCCTCTGTGCGCTGGCGCCGACCCTGTCATTTCTGGTGCTGGCGCGGCTGCTTCAGGGCATAGGCGGGGCGATGATGATGCCGGTCGGGCGCCTGGTGCTGATGCGCAGCGTCGCCCGCAAGGATATGGTCAGCGCCATGTCCTGGCTGCTGGTGCCGGCGCTGATCGGCCCGATCGTCGGCCCGCCGCTCGGCGGCTTCTTCGTCACCTATCTCGACTGGCGCTGGATCTTTTACATCAACGTGCCGGTCGGCATCATCGGCATGATCTTCGTCTCGATCTATATCGACGAGGTCAAGGGCAAGGCGAGCGGTCCCTTCGATACGATCGGCTTCATTCTTTCCGGCCTCTCGCTCGGCTCGCTGCTTTTCGGCTTCGAAATGTCGAGCCATGAAGGCGAGGGCGCCTTCTCGATCTTCCTGATCGCTGTCGGCCTCATCTTCGGCATCGGCTATCTCAGGCATGCCCGCAGGCATCCGTCGCCGATCATGGATTTTTCGCTGATGAAGGTGCCGAGTTTCGGCACCTCGGTGATCGCCGGTTCGCTGACCCGCATCACCCAGGGCGCGCAGCCCTTCCTGCTGCCGCTGCTCTTCCAGATCGGCTTCGGCCTGTCGGCGGTTGCAGCCGGCCAGATCGTCATTGCCACGGCACTTGGCGCGCTCGCCATGAAGCCGATGGCGAAGTTCGTCTTCTGCCGGCTGGGTTTCCGTCGAAGCCTGGTCCTCAACGGCATCTTCGGCACCGTCGGTTATGGCCTCTGCGCCGCCTTCCGGCCGGACTGGCCGATGCCGCTGATCTTCATCGTCCTGATACTCAGCGCCTTCTTCCTGTCCTTCCAGTTCACCGCCTATAACACCATTGCCTATGACGAGATCGACAAAGAACGGATGAGCTCGGCCACCAGCTTCTACACCACCTTCCAGCAGCTCATGCTGTCGCTCGGCATCTGCATCGGCGCCTTGGCGCTGCACGGCTCGATGGCTTTCAACAATGTCGAAACGCCGTCGCTTGGCGATTTCTCCATAGCCTTCATTGTCGTCACCATCATCTCGATCACCGCCACCATCTGGAACCTGCGCTTCTCCAAGACCGCCGGCGAGGAGATCAGCGGCTACAAGGCCAAACAGACGACAAGGCACTGA
- a CDS encoding S9 family peptidase yields the protein MSVFNSLPTPPAAPKKPVSDTRHGITRMDDYAWLRADNWQAMFKDPSILDPEIRRHLEAENTYMNAAMEDTKPLQKLLFSEMRGRIKEDDSSVPVKDGAYAYGTSYVTGGEQPRYFRIARDGDVADETIRTVLLDGDKEASGKAYFRLAGLDHTTDHSHGIWGYDDKGSEFFTLKVRDLATGQDLEDRIENTGGGGVWAPDGKSFFYSALDENHRPSKVFHHIVGRPQSEDRLVYEEADAGFFMGVGGSLLDDVIYIDIHDHETSEYRLLSTKDLTAEPKLVAAREEGIEYSLTEGGDIFYILTNDGGAKDFKIMEAPVDNPGKENWREVVAHKPGTLIISHMAYARHLLWLERKDGLPQIMIRDRATGEEHAIAFAEEAYSLGLSGAAEYDTDVIRFSYSSMTTPSQLYDYNMVTRERTLLKTQEVPSGHNPDDYITRRVFAPAWDGETVPVTLLYRKDTPLDGTAPCLLYGYGAYGITIPAGFNTNCLSLADRGFVYAIAHIRGGKDKGFSWYEDGKMNKKTNTFKDFVAAADYLNQQKFTSYAKIIAEGGSAGGMLMGAVANMAPEKFAGLIAAVPFVDVLNTMLDDTLPLTPPEWPEWGNPIDSREEYEQIAAYSPYDNVGAKAYPPILALGGLTDPRVTYWEPAKWVAKLRDQTTGAAPILLKTNMDAGHGGASGRFQRLEEIAFEYAFAIKVAGKM from the coding sequence TTGTCCGTTTTCAACAGCCTGCCGACACCGCCCGCCGCACCGAAGAAGCCCGTCTCCGATACGCGTCACGGCATTACCCGCATGGACGATTATGCCTGGCTGCGCGCCGATAACTGGCAGGCCATGTTCAAGGATCCTTCGATCCTCGACCCGGAGATCCGCCGGCATCTCGAAGCCGAAAACACCTATATGAACGCGGCGATGGAAGACACCAAGCCGCTGCAGAAGCTGCTGTTTTCCGAAATGCGCGGCCGCATCAAGGAAGACGACAGCTCGGTGCCGGTGAAAGACGGCGCCTATGCCTACGGCACCTCCTACGTGACCGGCGGCGAACAGCCGCGCTATTTCCGCATCGCCCGCGACGGCGACGTCGCCGACGAGACGATCCGCACGGTGCTGCTCGACGGCGACAAGGAGGCATCGGGTAAGGCCTATTTCCGCCTCGCCGGTCTCGACCATACGACCGATCATAGCCACGGCATCTGGGGCTATGACGATAAGGGCTCGGAATTCTTCACGCTGAAAGTCCGCGACCTCGCGACCGGGCAAGACCTCGAAGACCGGATCGAGAATACCGGCGGCGGCGGCGTCTGGGCGCCCGACGGCAAGAGCTTCTTCTATTCCGCACTCGACGAGAACCACCGGCCCTCGAAGGTGTTCCACCATATTGTCGGCCGGCCGCAATCGGAAGACCGGCTGGTCTACGAGGAAGCCGATGCCGGCTTCTTCATGGGCGTCGGCGGCTCGCTGCTCGACGATGTCATCTATATCGACATTCATGATCACGAAACCAGCGAATACCGGCTGCTGTCGACCAAGGATCTGACAGCCGAGCCGAAGCTGGTGGCGGCGCGCGAAGAAGGCATCGAATATTCGCTGACCGAGGGCGGCGACATCTTCTATATCCTCACCAATGACGGCGGCGCCAAGGATTTCAAGATCATGGAAGCGCCCGTCGACAATCCGGGCAAGGAAAACTGGCGCGAAGTTGTCGCCCACAAGCCCGGTACGCTGATCATCAGCCACATGGCCTATGCCCGCCATCTCCTCTGGCTGGAGCGCAAGGACGGGCTGCCGCAGATCATGATCCGCGATCGGGCGACCGGCGAGGAACATGCGATCGCCTTTGCCGAGGAAGCCTATTCGCTGGGGCTTTCGGGTGCGGCGGAATACGACACCGATGTCATCCGCTTTTCCTATTCGTCGATGACGACGCCGTCGCAGCTCTACGATTACAATATGGTGACGCGCGAGCGCACGCTGCTCAAGACGCAGGAAGTGCCGTCGGGCCACAATCCCGACGACTACATCACCCGCCGCGTCTTCGCGCCGGCGTGGGACGGCGAGACGGTGCCGGTCACCCTGCTCTATCGCAAGGACACGCCGCTCGACGGCACCGCACCCTGCCTGCTCTATGGCTACGGCGCCTACGGCATCACCATTCCGGCCGGCTTCAACACCAATTGCCTGTCGCTTGCCGATCGCGGCTTCGTCTATGCCATCGCCCATATCCGCGGCGGCAAGGACAAGGGATTTTCCTGGTACGAAGACGGCAAGATGAACAAGAAGACGAATACCTTCAAGGACTTCGTCGCTGCTGCCGATTATCTGAATCAACAGAAGTTCACCTCTTACGCGAAGATCATCGCCGAAGGCGGCTCGGCCGGCGGCATGCTGATGGGCGCGGTTGCCAATATGGCGCCGGAAAAATTCGCCGGCCTCATCGCCGCCGTCCCCTTCGTCGACGTGCTCAACACCATGCTCGACGACACGCTGCCGCTGACCCCGCCGGAATGGCCGGAATGGGGCAACCCGATCGACAGCCGGGAAGAATACGAGCAGATCGCCGCCTACTCGCCCTATGACAATGTCGGCGCCAAGGCCTACCCGCCGATTCTGGCGCTCGGCGGCCTGACCGACCCGCGCGTCACCTATTGGGAGCCGGCCAAATGGGTGGCGAAGCTGCGCGACCAGACGACCGGCGCAGCGCCGATCCTGCTCAAGACCAATATGGACGCGGGCCATGGCGGCGCGTCCGGCCGCTTCCAGCGGCTGGAAGAGATTGCGTTCGAGTATGCGTTTGCGATCAAGGTAGCGGGGAAGATGTGA
- a CDS encoding DUF930 domain-containing protein, with protein MPKHLLLFVSLVSLAAPAFAVDPAIKKQLEKLDPSTRLEQSCDTEAMSRINQDSAGFKPDKVIAYTFKDPIPGDNSLQAPGAVFRSKGDWYHLSYNCITGPQHINVRELNYQIGDKVPREKWDKYYLYD; from the coding sequence ATGCCGAAACATCTGCTCCTGTTTGTATCCCTCGTCAGCCTTGCTGCCCCTGCCTTTGCCGTCGATCCCGCCATCAAGAAGCAGCTTGAAAAACTCGATCCCTCCACCCGCCTGGAACAGAGCTGCGACACTGAGGCAATGAGCCGCATCAACCAGGACAGCGCCGGCTTCAAGCCCGACAAGGTGATCGCCTATACCTTCAAGGACCCGATCCCCGGCGACAATTCGCTGCAGGCGCCGGGCGCCGTCTTCCGCAGCAAGGGCGACTGGTACCATCTCTCCTACAATTGCATCACCGGCCCGCAGCATATCAACGTGCGCGAGCTCAACTACCAGATCGGCGACAAGGTGCCGCGCGAGAAGTGGGACAAGTATTATCTCTACGATTGA